A genomic segment from Planctomycetaceae bacterium encodes:
- the recN gene encoding DNA repair protein RecN, with amino-acid sequence MLRELHISNLAIIEKVDIEFGRGLNVFTGQTGAGKSLILGALELLLGLRGGGEDAAMFVRPGSSEARVSGVFEVARAATAEALGQILDQEIAPAEPILMTRRVLASGRSSVSVNGNAVTAAMLRQAGELLVDIHGQHDQQFLLKNANQLQILDAFADALELREQFAAVFSELRHSRQRLADLKASCQTRDDQLDLYRFQMEEIDAAAPEAGEYARTKSRYSVLKNLARLKEQSLAVLGGLAEGDEALLDNLGRLSAAVKDLVRLDESLGALAAQLEQGEDILRDAARELERYQDKLDVDEGQFEKIQQRLDELNAIIHKYARASAAGDDPLEAVLEYRRAIGEKAAALEADSQSLEGLEEEIAKLQRRLGQIGPELSRRRKDAARRLKTLVEAQFAELEMPEATFDVEIVTRKADDAGVDATGLDAVDFLVRTNPGQERLALRKIASGGELSRIMLALKTILADKDQITVLVFDEIDANIGDRLGATIGRKMRALARGAAGRKSAANSHAHQIICITHLSQIAACADHHLQIRKDVAGSGDGRQTSASVCVLEGDARVQELAEMMAGKNPTPATLTHARQLLAANSKT; translated from the coding sequence ATGCTTCGCGAGTTGCACATTTCGAACCTGGCGATTATCGAAAAGGTCGACATCGAGTTCGGCCGGGGGCTTAACGTCTTCACTGGGCAGACCGGCGCGGGCAAGAGCCTGATCCTGGGCGCGCTGGAACTGCTGCTGGGCCTGCGCGGCGGCGGCGAAGACGCGGCCATGTTCGTCCGACCCGGCAGCAGCGAGGCGCGCGTCAGCGGCGTGTTCGAGGTTGCCCGAGCCGCCACGGCTGAGGCGCTGGGGCAGATCCTAGACCAGGAGATCGCCCCCGCCGAGCCGATCCTGATGACCCGCCGCGTGCTGGCCTCGGGACGCTCGAGCGTCTCGGTCAACGGCAACGCGGTGACGGCGGCCATGCTCCGCCAGGCCGGCGAGCTGCTGGTGGACATCCATGGACAGCACGACCAGCAGTTCCTGCTCAAGAACGCCAACCAGTTGCAGATCCTCGATGCCTTCGCCGACGCGCTGGAGCTGCGCGAGCAGTTCGCCGCGGTTTTCAGCGAGCTTCGCCACAGTCGCCAGCGCCTGGCCGACCTGAAGGCCTCGTGCCAGACCCGCGACGACCAGCTCGACCTCTACCGATTCCAGATGGAAGAGATCGACGCCGCGGCGCCGGAGGCCGGCGAGTACGCCCGGACCAAGAGCCGCTACAGCGTCCTGAAGAACCTCGCCCGACTCAAGGAACAGTCGCTGGCGGTGCTGGGCGGCCTGGCCGAGGGTGACGAGGCGCTGCTGGATAACCTCGGGCGGTTGTCGGCGGCAGTCAAAGACCTCGTGCGTCTCGACGAGTCGCTGGGCGCCCTGGCGGCGCAGCTCGAGCAGGGCGAGGATATCCTGCGCGACGCCGCCCGCGAACTCGAGCGGTACCAGGACAAGCTCGATGTCGACGAGGGGCAGTTCGAGAAGATCCAGCAGCGCCTCGACGAACTCAACGCCATCATCCACAAGTACGCCCGCGCCTCCGCCGCCGGCGACGACCCGCTCGAAGCGGTTCTGGAATACCGCCGCGCCATCGGCGAAAAGGCCGCCGCCCTCGAGGCCGACTCGCAGTCGCTGGAAGGGCTCGAAGAGGAAATCGCCAAGCTGCAGCGGCGGCTGGGGCAGATCGGGCCCGAGCTCTCGCGCCGCCGAAAGGACGCCGCCAGGCGGCTCAAGACGCTCGTCGAGGCGCAGTTCGCCGAGCTGGAGATGCCCGAGGCCACCTTCGACGTCGAGATCGTTACGCGCAAGGCCGACGATGCGGGCGTCGACGCAACCGGCCTCGATGCGGTGGACTTTCTCGTGCGGACCAACCCCGGCCAGGAGCGACTGGCGCTGCGCAAGATCGCCAGCGGCGGCGAGCTGTCGCGCATCATGCTGGCGCTCAAGACGATCCTGGCCGACAAGGACCAGATCACCGTGCTGGTCTTCGACGAGATCGACGCCAACATCGGCGACCGCCTCGGCGCCACCATCGGGCGCAAGATGCGCGCCCTGGCCCGCGGGGCGGCAGGCAGGAAGAGCGCCGCCAACTCGCACGCCCACCAGATCATCTGCATCACGCACCTCTCGCAGATCGCCGCCTGCGCGGACCATCACCTGCAGATCCGCAAAGACGTGGCCGGCAGCGGCGACGGGCGCCAGACCTCCGCCTCCGTCTGCGTGCTCGAAGGCGACGCCCGCGTGCAGGAACTGGCGGAGATGATGGCCGGCAAGAACCCCACGCCCGCGACGCTCACCCACGCCCGGCAACTCCTGGCGGCCAATTCAAAGACGTGA
- the amrA gene encoding AmmeMemoRadiSam system protein A, giving the protein MAIQEHHRQELLALARRAVEAAVRGQGLIKPPSAEGIAGEIRGCFVTLKNGPHLRGCIGTFQPRAPLGRLICEMALAAATQDPRFFHDPVTPDELPALRVEVSVLSPLELTDDPASLTVGVHGIYIVRDGYAGCFLPEVATEMGWSAREFLDNCCSHKAGLPPGAWRDGDTQVYLFTSEKFEEPQISR; this is encoded by the coding sequence ATGGCCATCCAAGAACACCACCGACAGGAACTGCTGGCGCTGGCGCGGCGGGCGGTTGAGGCCGCCGTTCGAGGGCAGGGGCTCATCAAGCCGCCGTCGGCCGAGGGCATCGCCGGAGAAATCCGCGGGTGCTTCGTCACGCTCAAGAACGGCCCGCATCTGCGCGGGTGCATTGGGACGTTTCAGCCCCGGGCCCCGCTGGGGCGACTGATCTGCGAGATGGCGTTGGCGGCGGCGACGCAGGATCCGCGGTTCTTCCACGACCCGGTCACGCCGGATGAGTTGCCCGCCCTGCGCGTGGAGGTGTCGGTGCTGTCGCCGCTGGAGCTGACGGACGACCCGGCGTCGCTGACGGTGGGGGTGCATGGCATCTATATCGTCCGCGACGGATACGCCGGGTGCTTCCTGCCCGAGGTCGCCACCGAGATGGGTTGGTCGGCCCGCGAGTTCCTGGACAACTGCTGCTCGCACAAGGCCGGCCTGCCCCCCGGCGCCTGGCGCGACGGCGACACGCAGGTCTATCTCTTCACCAGCGAGAAGTTCGAGGAACCTCAAATTAGCCGCTGA
- a CDS encoding PH domain-containing protein, with protein sequence MERFALARMSFGVAVGTWLLLAMGPAAPVAILIMAPAQSRWLAPVAAVFLWSIFALVYGLWRPREFVVTAEGLQIVWPWRVRTLLREEIVAVRPLTRDDLGRTLRVFGAGGLWGAFGRFHSRNLGPMEMYISRRDGMILIERLTGPGLVITPERTTEFVGMMKV encoded by the coding sequence ATGGAACGATTCGCCCTGGCCAGAATGTCTTTCGGCGTGGCTGTCGGCACGTGGTTGCTGCTGGCGATGGGGCCTGCTGCGCCGGTGGCGATCCTCATCATGGCCCCGGCGCAGTCGCGATGGCTGGCGCCGGTGGCGGCGGTGTTTCTCTGGAGCATCTTCGCCCTGGTGTACGGTCTGTGGCGACCTCGCGAGTTCGTCGTCACCGCCGAGGGGCTGCAGATCGTCTGGCCGTGGCGCGTGCGGACGCTGCTGCGAGAAGAGATCGTCGCGGTGCGCCCGCTGACCCGCGACGACCTGGGGCGCACGCTGCGGGTCTTCGGCGCGGGCGGGCTCTGGGGCGCCTTCGGACGCTTTCACAGCCGCAACCTGGGCCCGATGGAGATGTACATCTCGCGCCGCGACGGCATGATCCTGATCGAGCGCCTTACCGGACCGGGCCTGGTCATCACGCCCGAGCGAACGACAGAGTTTGTGGGCATGATGAAGGTTTAG
- a CDS encoding cation-transporting P-type ATPase has protein sequence MRDPSEVHWHAITTPDALRELETAVEAGLSAEEVVQRRQRFGPNEMTARAGTPAWLKFLEQFNQALVYILVAAAAVSVLLGEYVDASVIFGVVLVNAVVGFLQESKAEKAIAALSRMVRTEATVRRAGQKMRVPSAELVPGDLVLLQSGDRIPADLRLVLVRNLQVEEAALTGESVPSSKDAGALAQDTGLADRRNMAFTGTLVTYGQAEGLVCAVGDHTETGRIADMISSAANLSTPLTRKIAHFSRWLLVAVLALAALTFVVGVLRGNGAAEMFMAAVALAVGAIPEGLPAAVTITLAIGVSRMARRHAIIRKMPAVETLGSTTVICSDKTGTLTENQMTVARVYAGGEFHEVTGSGYGSAGQILRDGQRVEPSADAALAECLLCGLLCNDSQLVTKDGRLEVEGDPTEAALIVAAQKGGYDASETARQRPRVDVIPFESERMYMATLHCWDGRCVLYQKGSAEHVLGACQDALNAAGERVPLDAAAVGEAVDRMAADGLRVLAFARRELESSRDRLESQDAEGGLTFLGLQGMIDPPRAEAIRAVASCQRAGIAVKMITGDHAGTAAAVAAQLGLRGGADSHQPMRVITGLELERVSDESLAAVADETAVFARVAPEQKLRLVRALQDRGHVVAMTGDGVNDAPALKQANIGVAMGITGTDVAKGTADMILTDDNFASIEAAVEEGRNIFDNLTKFITWTIPTNAGEALMILLAVLAGRSLPLLPVQLLWVNMTTALLLGLMLVFEPKEAGMMDRPPRPPAAPILTPALLWQTALVSAMMVAGGFLLFIWERTGGTELDEARTIVVNVIVFVEAFYLLNCRSLTRTLVSIGPLTNRWILLGLAATVMTQLAFTYLPFMNRLFHTSAIPAAAWVKILGVGLSVFLVVELLKKVRQLARRRSR, from the coding sequence ATGCGAGACCCGAGTGAAGTTCACTGGCACGCGATTACGACGCCCGACGCGCTGAGGGAGCTGGAGACGGCCGTCGAGGCAGGCCTGTCGGCGGAAGAAGTCGTCCAGCGGCGGCAGCGCTTTGGGCCCAATGAGATGACGGCGCGGGCCGGCACGCCGGCGTGGTTGAAGTTCCTGGAGCAGTTTAACCAGGCGCTGGTTTACATTCTGGTTGCGGCGGCGGCGGTGTCGGTGCTGCTGGGCGAGTATGTCGACGCGTCGGTGATCTTCGGCGTGGTGCTGGTCAATGCGGTGGTGGGGTTCCTTCAGGAGTCCAAGGCGGAGAAGGCCATCGCGGCGCTGTCGCGGATGGTGCGCACGGAGGCGACCGTTCGCCGCGCGGGGCAGAAGATGCGGGTCCCCTCGGCCGAGCTGGTACCCGGCGACCTGGTGCTGCTGCAATCGGGCGATCGCATCCCCGCCGATCTGCGGCTGGTGCTGGTGCGAAATCTTCAGGTCGAGGAGGCGGCTTTGACGGGGGAATCGGTCCCCAGTTCCAAGGACGCCGGCGCCCTGGCGCAGGACACGGGGCTTGCCGACCGCAGGAACATGGCCTTCACCGGAACGCTGGTGACCTACGGTCAGGCGGAAGGGCTGGTTTGCGCCGTCGGCGATCATACCGAAACGGGGCGCATCGCCGACATGATCTCATCGGCGGCGAATCTGTCGACGCCCCTGACCCGGAAGATCGCCCATTTCAGCCGCTGGTTGCTGGTGGCGGTACTGGCGTTGGCGGCCCTGACATTCGTTGTGGGTGTGCTTCGGGGCAATGGCGCAGCCGAGATGTTCATGGCGGCAGTGGCCTTGGCGGTCGGGGCGATTCCGGAGGGGCTGCCGGCGGCGGTCACCATCACGCTGGCCATCGGAGTGTCGCGGATGGCGCGACGCCATGCGATCATCCGCAAGATGCCGGCCGTCGAAACACTCGGCAGCACCACGGTCATCTGTTCCGACAAGACCGGCACGCTGACGGAGAATCAGATGACGGTCGCCCGCGTCTATGCCGGCGGCGAGTTCCACGAAGTCACCGGCAGCGGGTACGGCTCGGCCGGACAGATCCTGCGCGACGGACAGCGCGTCGAGCCGTCGGCGGATGCGGCGCTGGCGGAATGCCTGCTGTGCGGGCTCTTGTGCAACGATTCGCAACTGGTCACAAAGGACGGACGCCTTGAGGTCGAGGGCGACCCGACTGAGGCGGCGCTGATCGTGGCGGCCCAGAAGGGCGGCTATGACGCCTCGGAAACCGCCCGCCAGCGCCCGCGCGTGGACGTGATTCCCTTCGAGTCCGAGCGGATGTACATGGCCACCCTGCACTGCTGGGACGGACGATGCGTTTTGTACCAAAAGGGATCGGCCGAGCACGTGCTCGGAGCCTGCCAGGACGCCCTGAACGCCGCCGGAGAGAGGGTTCCTCTGGACGCCGCCGCCGTGGGCGAGGCCGTGGATCGCATGGCCGCCGACGGTCTGCGCGTGCTGGCGTTCGCCCGCCGGGAACTGGAAAGCTCGCGCGACCGCCTTGAGTCTCAAGACGCCGAAGGTGGGCTGACCTTCCTGGGTTTGCAGGGGATGATCGACCCGCCTCGGGCAGAAGCAATCCGCGCCGTGGCAAGCTGCCAACGCGCCGGAATCGCCGTCAAAATGATCACCGGCGACCATGCCGGGACGGCCGCGGCGGTGGCCGCACAACTGGGGCTGCGCGGCGGGGCGGATTCCCACCAGCCCATGCGGGTCATCACCGGGCTGGAGCTCGAGCGGGTATCCGATGAGTCGCTGGCAGCGGTGGCGGACGAGACGGCCGTCTTCGCCCGCGTCGCCCCCGAGCAGAAGCTGCGCCTGGTGCGAGCGCTGCAAGACCGCGGGCACGTCGTGGCCATGACCGGCGACGGCGTCAATGACGCCCCGGCTCTCAAGCAGGCCAATATCGGCGTGGCCATGGGCATCACCGGCACTGACGTGGCCAAGGGCACCGCCGACATGATCCTCACCGACGACAACTTTGCATCCATCGAGGCCGCCGTCGAAGAGGGGCGCAACATCTTCGACAACCTCACCAAGTTCATCACTTGGACCATCCCCACCAACGCCGGCGAGGCGCTGATGATCCTGTTGGCAGTCCTGGCCGGTCGAAGCCTGCCGCTGCTGCCGGTGCAGTTGCTCTGGGTGAACATGACCACGGCGCTGCTGCTGGGGCTGATGCTGGTTTTCGAGCCCAAAGAAGCGGGCATGATGGACCGCCCCCCGCGCCCGCCGGCGGCGCCGATCCTGACCCCCGCCCTGCTGTGGCAGACGGCGCTGGTCTCGGCCATGATGGTCGCCGGCGGGTTCCTCCTGTTTATCTGGGAACGAACCGGCGGCACGGAGCTGGACGAAGCACGGACGATCGTCGTTAACGTGATCGTGTTCGTCGAAGCGTTCTATCTGCTCAACTGCCGTTCGCTGACGCGCACGCTGGTTTCCATCGGGCCGCTGACCAACCGGTGGATCCTGTTAGGCCTGGCCGCGACAGTCATGACGCAATTGGCCTTTACGTATCTGCCGTTCATGAACCGTCTCTTCCATACCTCGGCTATCCCCGCCGCGGCCTGGGTGAAGATCCTTGGCGTGGGGCTGAGCGTCTTTCTGGTCGTGGAACTGCTCAAGAAAGTCCGCCAACTGGCACGCCGCCGCTCACGATGA
- a CDS encoding NAD(P)-dependent oxidoreductase, protein MSTQPIILVTEPLSKRAMDYLRQHGQVVQCKPEQVGEHIAQADALVVRTYTIVNAALLDKAPRLKAVGRAGVAIDNIDVPACRSRGVEVVHTPAANTWAVVDYTLSMILQMNRRFWPLGGPVAPEEFHRIRNQSFGRFLSSLTLGIVGAGRIGSRVGRAAAGLGMTVLYNDVIDIALDYPARALDKPALYAASDIVTIHTPLNATTRGLINAAALAQFKDGAQFINAARGGCMVVPDVAAALRSGKLSAAAIDCHDPEPPPADYPLFGIDTAILTPHIAARVPQAMENMCDVVFDIAAVLQGRKPQYPAVEE, encoded by the coding sequence ATGAGCACACAACCGATCATCCTGGTGACCGAACCGCTGAGCAAGCGGGCGATGGATTATCTGCGGCAGCATGGACAGGTCGTGCAGTGCAAACCCGAGCAGGTTGGCGAGCATATCGCCCAGGCCGACGCGCTGGTGGTGCGGACGTACACCATCGTCAACGCGGCGCTGCTGGACAAGGCCCCCAGGCTCAAAGCCGTCGGCCGTGCGGGCGTGGCGATCGACAACATCGACGTGCCCGCCTGCCGCAGCCGCGGCGTCGAGGTGGTGCACACGCCGGCGGCAAACACCTGGGCGGTCGTCGACTACACCCTCTCGATGATCCTGCAAATGAACCGGCGGTTCTGGCCGCTGGGCGGGCCGGTCGCACCCGAGGAGTTCCACCGCATCCGCAACCAGTCGTTCGGGCGGTTCCTCTCGTCGCTGACGCTGGGGATCGTCGGCGCGGGGCGCATCGGCAGCCGCGTCGGCCGCGCTGCGGCGGGGCTGGGCATGACCGTCCTCTACAATGACGTTATCGACATCGCCCTGGACTACCCCGCCCGGGCCCTCGATAAGCCCGCGCTCTACGCCGCCAGCGATATCGTCACCATCCACACGCCGCTCAACGCCACCACGCGCGGGTTGATCAACGCCGCCGCCCTGGCGCAGTTCAAGGACGGCGCCCAGTTCATCAACGCCGCCCGCGGCGGGTGCATGGTCGTGCCAGACGTGGCCGCCGCGCTGCGCAGCGGCAAGCTGTCCGCCGCGGCGATCGACTGCCACGACCCCGAGCCGCCGCCGGCGGACTACCCGCTGTTTGGCATCGACACAGCGATCCTCACCCCGCACATCGCCGCCCGCGTGCCCCAGGCGATGGAAAACATGTGCGACGTCGTGTTCGACATCGCAGCGGTCCTTCAAGGTCGCAAGCCCCAGTACCCGGCGGTTGAAGAATAG
- the lysA gene encoding diaminopimelate decarboxylase, with product MDRFEYRNGSLFCEDVKVADIAAAAGTPVYIYSAATLRAHYQAMADAFAPLKPTICYSIKSLSNLHVLRLLAGLGSSFDVVSGGEIARAIAAGADCSKIVFAGVGKTDKEIAEAIAAGIGIFNVESEPEFENISPLAAAAGKTVRAALRLNPDVYDAQTHAYTATGKKDSKFGVDIHRAIKFFETYGRDKHVRLDAIHIHIGSPIYSAQPYVEAIGRTLTLIGQLRSKGFTVRTLDIGGGFAADYEQGASPAAERYAKAIVPLLKDAGLDVVLEPGRQIVANAGILLTQVQYVKDGHERKFVIVDAAMTDLIRPALYGSEHFVYPAQLAAGEEPPQRRLSFKPAGAVEADIVGGVCESSDFLAKARPLPPMQRGDLLSVFTAGAYGFVMSSQYNSRPRVCEVLVEGDTWRIIRRRETYEDLMAAER from the coding sequence ATGGATCGGTTCGAGTACAGAAATGGGTCGCTGTTTTGCGAAGACGTGAAGGTGGCCGACATCGCGGCGGCGGCGGGCACGCCGGTTTACATCTACTCCGCCGCGACGCTCCGCGCGCACTACCAGGCGATGGCCGATGCGTTCGCGCCGCTGAAACCCACGATCTGCTATTCCATCAAGTCGCTGTCGAACCTGCACGTGCTGCGGCTGCTGGCGGGCCTGGGCAGCAGCTTTGACGTCGTCAGCGGCGGCGAGATCGCCCGCGCGATCGCCGCTGGGGCGGACTGCTCAAAGATCGTCTTTGCCGGCGTGGGCAAGACCGACAAAGAAATCGCCGAGGCCATCGCGGCCGGGATCGGCATTTTCAATGTCGAATCGGAACCGGAGTTCGAGAACATCTCGCCCCTGGCCGCGGCGGCTGGCAAGACTGTTCGCGCGGCCCTGCGGCTCAACCCCGACGTGTACGACGCGCAGACGCACGCTTACACCGCCACGGGAAAGAAGGACAGCAAGTTCGGCGTCGACATCCATCGCGCGATCAAGTTCTTCGAGACCTACGGCCGCGACAAGCACGTGCGGCTCGACGCGATCCACATTCACATCGGCTCGCCGATCTACTCGGCACAGCCGTACGTCGAGGCCATCGGCCGCACGCTGACGCTCATCGGGCAGTTGCGCAGCAAGGGCTTCACCGTCCGCACGCTGGACATTGGCGGCGGGTTCGCAGCCGACTACGAGCAAGGCGCCTCGCCGGCGGCAGAGCGGTACGCCAAGGCGATCGTGCCGCTGTTGAAGGATGCGGGGCTCGACGTGGTGCTTGAGCCCGGCAGGCAGATCGTCGCCAACGCGGGCATCCTGCTGACGCAGGTGCAGTACGTCAAGGACGGCCACGAGCGCAAGTTCGTCATCGTCGACGCGGCGATGACCGACCTGATCCGCCCGGCGCTGTACGGCAGCGAGCATTTTGTTTACCCCGCGCAGCTTGCGGCGGGCGAAGAGCCCCCGCAGCGGCGGCTAAGCTTCAAGCCCGCCGGGGCGGTCGAGGCCGACATCGTCGGCGGCGTGTGCGAGTCGAGCGACTTTCTGGCCAAGGCCCGCCCCCTGCCTCCGATGCAGCGCGGCGACCTGCTGAGCGTCTTCACGGCAGGGGCGTACGGGTTCGTGATGTCCAGCCAGTACAACTCCCGCCCCCGCGTGTGCGAAGTGCTGGTCGAAGGCGACACGTGGCGCATCATCCGCCGCCGCGAAACCTACGAAGACCTGATGGCGGCGGAGCGCTGA
- a CDS encoding serpin family protein, protein MKLLIATLVGLLLVLVPFAVCARDVAPIPSTAQTVARSSNTFAVNLYQRLAAGQQKNLFFSPSSIHTALAMALTGARGQTASQMRDAMDWPSDDPAVTAAAFNSLLEGLKPGKNAHYELHSANSLWGQKGYDWKADFLKLTKEQFQAPLREVNYQTAPDDAAKQINAWVEKETHDKIKDLIKPGMLTADTRLVLANAIYFKGTWLHQFNKNATQDADFRTGGKTVKVPMMFQKARFGYAADDDVQVLSMPYKGNELSMVIVLPKKDDGLPALVKDMTPAKLEAWITRVRSREVLTYVPRFKMTDEFALSAALKEMGMKDAFDPAAADFSGMDGKRDLFISAALHKAFVDVNEEGTEAAAATGIMVGVTSVQIDEPPTFRADHPFLFVIRHNATGAMLFLGQVVDPK, encoded by the coding sequence ATGAAATTGCTTATCGCAACGCTCGTCGGTCTGCTGTTAGTCTTGGTACCCTTCGCCGTTTGTGCGAGGGATGTCGCGCCTATCCCCAGCACCGCTCAGACAGTTGCCCGCAGCAGCAACACCTTTGCGGTGAACCTGTACCAGCGGCTGGCCGCGGGGCAGCAGAAGAACCTGTTCTTCTCCCCCAGCAGCATTCACACGGCTTTGGCGATGGCGCTGACCGGCGCGCGGGGGCAGACCGCCTCGCAGATGCGCGACGCAATGGACTGGCCCAGCGACGACCCGGCCGTCACGGCGGCGGCGTTCAATAGCCTGCTCGAGGGGCTCAAGCCCGGCAAGAACGCGCATTACGAACTGCACAGCGCCAATTCGTTGTGGGGGCAGAAGGGGTACGACTGGAAGGCGGACTTCCTGAAGTTGACCAAAGAGCAGTTCCAGGCCCCGCTGCGCGAGGTGAATTATCAAACCGCCCCCGACGACGCGGCCAAGCAGATCAACGCCTGGGTCGAGAAGGAGACGCACGACAAGATCAAGGACCTGATCAAGCCCGGCATGCTCACCGCCGACACGCGGCTGGTCCTGGCCAATGCGATCTACTTCAAAGGCACGTGGTTGCACCAGTTTAACAAGAATGCCACGCAGGACGCCGACTTCCGCACCGGCGGCAAGACCGTCAAGGTGCCCATGATGTTCCAGAAGGCCCGCTTCGGCTACGCGGCCGATGACGATGTGCAGGTGCTCTCGATGCCGTACAAGGGCAACGAGCTGTCGATGGTGATCGTGCTGCCCAAGAAGGACGACGGCTTGCCCGCCCTGGTCAAGGACATGACGCCCGCAAAGCTGGAGGCCTGGATCACCCGGGTGCGCAGCCGGGAAGTGCTGACGTACGTCCCGCGATTCAAGATGACCGACGAGTTCGCCCTGTCAGCGGCGCTCAAAGAGATGGGCATGAAAGACGCCTTCGACCCTGCGGCCGCCGACTTCTCCGGCATGGACGGCAAGCGCGACCTGTTCATCAGCGCCGCGCTGCACAAGGCCTTTGTGGACGTGAACGAGGAAGGCACCGAAGCCGCCGCCGCGACTGGGATCATGGTCGGCGTGACGTCGGTACAGATCGACGAGCCCCCGACGTTCCGGGCGGACCACCCGTTCCTGTTCGTCATCCGCCACAACGCCACCGGAGCGATGCTATTCCTGGGGCAGGTGGTGGATCCGAAGTGA
- a CDS encoding PilT/PilU family type 4a pilus ATPase codes for MDPKPQSRRSMDSKVYRVSDGRVLSMSDLLKYFSHAGTLRVSDLHLKVGCPPTYRLDGLLQPMKGPPLDEATTAALLETLLCPAELEQLKTRRSLDGSVFAEGLQFRLNCFFDMDGPAIAVRALDAKAPRVEGVGFPNDVWRDIVARQHGLVLVTGITGAGKSTTIAALIAHIARTRPCRIITLEDPIEYRLTSERAMISQREVGRDVPDFARGLRDCLREDPDVIFVGEMRDLESATWTLTAAETGHLVFSTLHTRDARGAVTRLLDMFPPSRQDEVASQLSLGLAYVIAQKLIPRADGAGRVAAMEIMNNTPAVANIIRTQKVEQLYTQLQTRCKDIPSERMVTMERSLALLVAAETVTEDEARRWAHDIATFEDELARTQA; via the coding sequence ATGGACCCCAAACCCCAATCGCGCCGCAGCATGGACTCCAAGGTCTACCGCGTCTCGGACGGCCGCGTGCTGAGCATGAGCGACCTGCTCAAGTATTTCTCGCACGCCGGGACGCTGCGGGTCTCGGACCTGCACCTCAAGGTCGGCTGCCCGCCCACCTACCGCCTCGACGGGCTGCTTCAGCCGATGAAAGGCCCGCCACTGGACGAGGCGACGACGGCGGCCCTGCTGGAAACGCTGCTGTGCCCGGCGGAACTGGAACAGTTGAAGACGCGCCGCTCGCTCGACGGGTCGGTCTTCGCCGAGGGGCTGCAGTTCCGCCTGAACTGCTTTTTCGACATGGACGGCCCGGCCATCGCCGTCCGCGCGCTCGATGCCAAGGCTCCGCGCGTCGAGGGGGTGGGCTTTCCCAACGACGTCTGGCGCGACATCGTCGCCCGCCAGCACGGGCTGGTGCTGGTGACGGGCATCACCGGGGCGGGCAAGAGCACCACCATCGCGGCGCTGATCGCCCACATCGCCCGCACGCGCCCCTGCCGCATCATCACGCTGGAAGACCCCATCGAGTACCGCCTGACCAGCGAACGGGCGATGATCTCGCAGCGCGAGGTCGGGCGCGACGTTCCGGACTTCGCCCGCGGCCTGCGCGACTGCCTGCGCGAAGACCCCGACGTGATCTTCGTCGGCGAGATGCGCGACCTCGAGTCGGCCACCTGGACCCTCACTGCCGCCGAGACCGGGCACCTGGTCTTCTCGACGCTGCACACCCGCGACGCGCGCGGGGCCGTCACGCGGCTGCTGGACATGTTCCCGCCATCCCGCCAGGACGAAGTGGCCAGCCAGCTCTCGCTGGGCCTGGCGTACGTGATCGCCCAGAAACTCATCCCGCGCGCCGACGGGGCCGGCCGCGTCGCGGCGATGGAGATCATGAACAACACCCCCGCCGTGGCCAACATCATCCGCACGCAAAAGGTCGAGCAGCTCTACACGCAGCTCCAGACCCGCTGCAAAGACATCCCCTCCGAACGCATGGTCACCATGGAACGATCGCTGGCGCTGCTGGTAGCCGCCGAAACCGTCACCGAAGACGAAGCCCGCCGCTGGGCCCACGATATCGCCACATTTGAAGACGAACTGGCGCGAACGCAGGCGTGA
- a CDS encoding DedA family protein: MYPTVLNWLNGHGYPALAGLLAAGVFGLPVPDETLLVYAGLLSAQGVLNPVWAIISASLGSWCGISVSYVLGRTLGHKVLPWVERHMPSLHRRVQTSHRWFAHAGRWTLTLGYFIPGVRHATAIVAGALDVKTGSFMAFAYPGGAAWVTAFILLGYYLGQEALVLLGQFWRVALIGLGGVVLLGGFWALWRWLGARRK, translated from the coding sequence ATGTACCCGACGGTTCTGAACTGGCTCAACGGTCACGGATATCCGGCGCTTGCAGGACTGCTGGCGGCGGGAGTATTCGGTCTGCCGGTGCCCGACGAGACGCTGCTGGTGTACGCCGGTCTGCTGTCGGCTCAGGGGGTGCTCAACCCGGTCTGGGCGATCATATCGGCTTCGCTGGGCAGTTGGTGCGGCATCTCCGTCAGCTATGTTCTAGGCCGGACGCTGGGGCATAAAGTTCTGCCGTGGGTCGAGCGCCACATGCCGTCACTGCACCGTCGCGTCCAGACCTCGCACCGCTGGTTCGCCCACGCCGGGCGCTGGACGCTGACCTTGGGCTACTTCATTCCCGGCGTGCGGCACGCTACGGCCATCGTCGCCGGCGCCTTGGACGTCAAGACCGGCTCGTTCATGGCCTTCGCTTATCCTGGCGGCGCGGCATGGGTGACGGCGTTCATCCTGCTGGGCTACTACCTCGGGCAGGAGGCACTGGTGCTGCTGGGGCAGTTCTGGCGGGTCGCGCTGATCGGGCTGGGCGGGGTGGTTCTTCTTGGAGGCTTCTGGGCTCTGTGGCGATGGTTGGGCGCGCGCCGGAAATGA